Proteins from one Clostridium cellulovorans 743B genomic window:
- a CDS encoding tetratricopeptide repeat protein, with product MSKQKLLTLLSVIISLPIFLFYSKIIGVLIFILLLIYTNFPSILMYRANLHYTQKNMHKALSLYKLAYSSWHAPDKMKISYGYLLIRMGNLEESDAVLSKFKNKTLNPTDKLSWKLNYSLVLWKKNKLDEAINLLMEEYNQKKNTTLYQNLGYFLLLNKDYDKALEFNLEAYEYNDSDASILDNLAQSYYFKGQYSKALEIYDKLIPMTPTFVTAYYYYAMTLSKESRTEEALGMLNKALECNFSYLSNVSKEDVEKSIYGINSI from the coding sequence ATGAGCAAACAAAAATTACTGACTTTACTTTCTGTAATAATTTCACTACCTATATTTCTTTTTTATAGTAAAATCATAGGTGTCTTAATTTTCATTCTACTTTTAATATATACAAACTTCCCTTCTATACTTATGTATAGAGCAAATTTGCATTATACCCAAAAGAATATGCATAAAGCTCTTAGCTTATATAAGCTTGCCTATTCCTCATGGCACGCTCCAGATAAAATGAAAATTTCATACGGTTATCTGTTAATAAGGATGGGCAATTTAGAAGAAAGTGATGCTGTTTTAAGTAAGTTTAAAAATAAAACCCTTAACCCTACAGATAAATTATCTTGGAAGTTAAACTATTCTTTAGTGTTATGGAAAAAAAATAAATTAGATGAAGCTATTAATCTTTTAATGGAAGAATACAACCAAAAGAAAAACACCACTTTGTATCAAAACTTAGGATATTTTCTTCTTTTAAATAAAGATTACGATAAAGCACTAGAATTTAATTTAGAAGCATATGAATATAACGATTCTGATGCTAGTATATTAGATAACCTCGCTCAAAGTTATTACTTCAAAGGCCAGTATTCAAAAGCTTTAGAAATATATGATAAATTAATCCCTATGACTCCTACTTTTGTTACAGCATATTATTATTATGCTATGACCTTAAGCAAAGAAAGCCGAACTGAAGAGGCTTTAGGGATGCTAAATAAAGCTTTAGAATGTAACTTTTCATATTTGAGCAACGTTTCAAAAGAAGATGTAGAAAAATCCATTTATGGAATAAATTCTATATAA
- a CDS encoding methyl-accepting chemotaxis protein: MKNTKRKFKSIRTKLIFSIFLVSFIPIILLGISSYEITRSKLTETFKSSTIETMSEINREITTYLDGLDNVINMLTTNKSLKSITKDPSNKDNIEYLFKNLKDNNNNISSIFMATEEKKLLSYPASNASTNSEVTKNDWYTAAMSNRGNIVYSNPYISASTGKTVVSMSKTIDYEGLVIGVVGMEIDFDRLSGNISLIELGKEGFIYITNVDGIMLAHPDTTQLGNTDITNSPIWEDIQSEESNFKQYDSNGVEKFAFFTTNQKTKWRIIGTMDASELLDNIKKLRYILIFSIFALTILSSSVALVISNKMSRNINKLKTAFSSASEGDLTVSTSISSKDEFEELSNDFNTMISKIAKLMDRIHLSSNTVLETSATLVNISENTAYALDEVSRSVEDISQGAVEQANNSLNSAAEMTTLAKGIDEISDLTSDMNDISLNTQTLSKKGVLMLETLVNKTNETLKVSKEVNTLVLSMDNSTKEINEISNTISEITERTNLLSLNASIEAARAGEAGKGFAVVANEIRNLAEQSEEAAAKIRKIIDSIQKKSTVAVSAMETSNVTISEQKLAVDRTESIFHEIIASIDSLINSVTKTKLSIDEINSKKNLVLENIEQTSAISEEAAAATEEANAATVGISETMKDLTTFSDKLQKISIELQQYISVFKYIK, encoded by the coding sequence ATGAAAAATACAAAACGTAAATTTAAAAGCATCCGAACGAAACTCATATTTAGTATTTTTTTAGTAAGCTTTATACCTATTATACTTCTAGGAATTAGCTCTTATGAAATAACAAGAAGTAAATTAACAGAAACCTTTAAATCATCAACTATTGAAACAATGAGTGAAATAAACAGAGAAATCACTACGTATCTTGATGGATTAGATAATGTAATTAATATGCTTACGACAAATAAATCTTTAAAAAGTATTACTAAAGATCCTTCAAATAAAGATAATATAGAATATCTTTTTAAAAACTTAAAAGACAATAATAATAATATTTCATCTATTTTTATGGCTACAGAGGAAAAAAAATTATTATCATATCCAGCTAGCAATGCTAGTACTAATTCTGAAGTTACTAAAAACGATTGGTATACAGCTGCAATGTCAAACAGAGGAAACATCGTATACAGTAATCCATATATCTCTGCTTCTACAGGAAAAACTGTGGTTTCAATGTCTAAAACTATAGATTACGAAGGACTTGTTATAGGTGTTGTAGGCATGGAAATAGATTTTGATAGATTATCTGGCAACATATCTTTAATAGAACTAGGCAAAGAAGGCTTTATTTACATCACCAATGTGGATGGAATAATGCTAGCTCATCCAGATACAACACAGCTTGGAAATACTGATATTACAAACTCTCCAATTTGGGAAGATATACAGTCAGAGGAAAGTAACTTTAAGCAATATGACTCTAATGGTGTAGAAAAATTCGCATTTTTCACTACAAATCAAAAAACTAAATGGAGAATTATCGGTACTATGGATGCTTCTGAACTTTTAGATAACATAAAAAAACTACGATATATACTAATTTTTTCTATTTTTGCATTAACTATATTGTCTTCTTCAGTAGCTCTAGTAATCAGTAACAAAATGAGCAGAAATATAAATAAATTGAAAACTGCCTTTAGTAGTGCTTCAGAAGGTGACTTAACTGTATCTACGTCAATTTCCTCAAAGGACGAGTTTGAGGAATTAAGTAATGACTTCAATACTATGATTAGTAAAATTGCAAAGCTAATGGATCGAATTCATCTTTCCTCTAATACAGTTTTAGAAACCTCTGCAACCTTAGTTAATATATCAGAAAATACAGCCTATGCTCTTGATGAGGTAAGTAGATCAGTTGAAGATATCTCACAAGGTGCTGTTGAACAAGCGAATAATTCATTAAATAGCGCTGCAGAAATGACTACCCTCGCAAAAGGTATTGATGAAATTTCAGACTTAACTTCAGATATGAATGACATTTCCTTAAATACTCAAACCCTGAGTAAAAAAGGAGTATTAATGCTTGAAACACTAGTAAATAAAACCAACGAAACCCTTAAAGTCTCAAAGGAAGTTAATACTTTGGTATTATCTATGGATAATAGTACAAAAGAAATTAATGAAATTTCAAATACCATATCTGAAATTACTGAAAGAACAAATCTTTTATCTTTAAACGCTTCTATAGAAGCAGCAAGAGCAGGTGAAGCTGGAAAAGGTTTTGCAGTGGTTGCAAATGAAATAAGAAACCTTGCAGAACAATCAGAAGAAGCAGCTGCAAAGATAAGAAAAATAATAGACTCTATACAAAAGAAATCTACTGTTGCAGTATCAGCTATGGAGACTTCAAATGTTACAATTTCTGAGCAAAAATTAGCAGTTGATAGAACAGAATCTATATTCCATGAAATAATAGCCTCAATCGATTCACTTATAAATTCTGTTACAAAAACAAAACTATCTATAGATGAAATAAACTCAAAGAAAAATTTAGTTCTTGAAAATATCGAACAAACATCAGCAATATCAGAAGAAGCTGCTGCTGCTACAGAAGAAGCTAATGCTGCAACGGTGGGAATCTCGGAAACCATGAAGGATTTAACAACTTTTTCTGATAAGTTACAAAAAATTTCTATAGAATTGCAACAATATATTAGCGTATTTAAATACATTAAATAA
- a CDS encoding TVP38/TMEM64 family protein: MRKFDWKKIAIVVIWIAMVTFLYKAGLITTDASKIRRILLEHQHKATIIFMLISVARIIVFIPSAVLIVLGGTIFGPVKGFVLSMIAMIISESIVFFIGKYYVGEKANGYLYRKHGDIMRLMEKYRDKFLVVGMLCPVAPLDVICFISSIFGYSYRKFVTILIATHIPFVTLCSLLGESYEKSAINKIVIISLLLVLVFYTYKTWSTFKKELKEA; encoded by the coding sequence ATGAGGAAATTTGATTGGAAGAAAATTGCCATTGTAGTAATCTGGATAGCCATGGTTACATTTTTATATAAGGCAGGCTTAATTACAACTGATGCAAGCAAAATAAGAAGAATACTTTTGGAACACCAGCATAAAGCTACAATAATTTTTATGCTTATATCTGTTGCGAGGATTATAGTGTTCATTCCTAGTGCTGTATTAATTGTCCTAGGTGGAACTATATTTGGGCCCGTTAAGGGGTTTGTATTATCGATGATTGCTATGATAATTAGCGAAAGTATAGTGTTTTTTATAGGAAAATACTATGTGGGAGAAAAAGCCAATGGGTATTTATATCGTAAGCATGGAGATATAATGAGACTGATGGAGAAATATAGGGATAAATTTTTAGTTGTAGGAATGTTATGCCCAGTTGCTCCACTAGATGTAATATGTTTTATTTCTTCGATATTTGGCTACAGTTATAGGAAGTTTGTAACTATATTGATTGCAACTCATATACCTTTTGTGACTTTATGTAGTCTTTTAGGCGAGAGTTATGAAAAGTCTGCTATTAATAAAATTGTTATAATATCATTGTTGTTAGTTTTAGTTTTCTACACTTATAAAACCTGGAGTACTTTTAAAAAGGAATTGAAGGAAGCATAA
- the msrA gene encoding peptide-methionine (S)-S-oxide reductase MsrA: MKEIIVAGGCFWGVEEFFSRIPGILDTEVGYANGVTENPTYEDVCKNNTGFAEACYIKYDEAVLPLDALLEQYWSIIEPTYLNRQGNDIGSQYRTGLYYKQEEDKEILLKSKEEIQKQYDEKVVTEVDLLKNFYIAEEYHQDYLKKNPNGYCHIKLD, from the coding sequence ATGAAAGAAATAATAGTAGCTGGAGGCTGTTTTTGGGGTGTTGAAGAATTTTTCTCAAGAATTCCTGGTATTTTAGATACAGAAGTAGGCTATGCAAATGGAGTTACTGAAAATCCTACCTATGAGGACGTTTGCAAAAACAACACTGGTTTTGCAGAAGCATGTTACATAAAATATGATGAAGCTGTTCTTCCTTTAGATGCTCTTCTTGAACAATATTGGAGTATAATAGAACCAACTTACCTAAACCGTCAAGGCAATGATATTGGTAGCCAATATAGAACTGGATTATATTATAAACAAGAAGAAGATAAAGAAATCTTACTTAAAAGCAAGGAAGAAATCCAAAAGCAATACGATGAAAAAGTTGTTACTGAAGTAGATCTATTAAAAAACTTTTACATTGCTGAAGAGTATCATCAAGATTATCTTAAGAAAAATCCAAATGGTTACTGTCATATAAAATTAGATTAA
- a CDS encoding IS30 family transposase: MSKYLTYEERLDIQACLKENLSFGAIGKIVKKDRTTIAKEIKKHATEIKTGYSGWPYNTCKRRSSCKLKRICKKEECTHPSAQYCKICRNCNDLCSEFEEEICSSSFKPPYVCNGCGQLNRCTLKKMMYYADDAQTAFEENISDARSGILSSEAELARLNTLISPLIKQGQSIHQIYIDHINELMCSEKTLYNYIDACLFDVRNIDLPRKVKYRPRYKKSEFKVDKGCRIGRNYKDFQAFMEKNPELSIVQMDSVIGSKGGNVLLTIHFVNTSLMLAFVRDSNTSQSVIDVFEHIYQVIGKTEFKNLFPVILTDNGSEFSNPKAIEFGPDGLRRTYVFYCDPSSPYQKGSIEVNHELVRRILPKGTTFELLDQKDICLMMNHINSYKRKKLNNRSPFQAFSFYYGEDLLHRLDCFSVAAEEIILKPALLKKITYK; encoded by the coding sequence ATGTCTAAATATTTAACTTACGAAGAACGCCTTGATATTCAGGCGTGTTTAAAAGAAAATCTTTCTTTTGGAGCAATTGGCAAGATAGTTAAGAAAGATCGTACTACTATCGCCAAGGAGATAAAAAAGCATGCAACTGAAATAAAAACTGGATACAGTGGGTGGCCATACAATACCTGTAAACGCCGCTCAAGCTGCAAACTAAAACGTATATGCAAAAAAGAAGAGTGTACTCATCCTTCAGCACAGTACTGTAAGATTTGTCGCAACTGCAATGATCTTTGTTCAGAGTTTGAAGAAGAAATCTGTTCAAGTAGTTTTAAACCACCTTATGTTTGTAATGGGTGTGGACAGCTTAACAGATGTACTCTTAAAAAAATGATGTATTATGCAGATGATGCCCAGACCGCCTTTGAAGAAAACATATCAGATGCAAGGAGTGGAATTCTCTCAAGTGAAGCGGAGCTTGCAAGACTGAATACTTTGATTTCACCACTGATTAAACAAGGTCAATCGATACACCAGATATATATCGATCATATAAATGAGCTCATGTGTAGTGAAAAGACACTCTATAACTACATAGATGCATGCCTCTTTGATGTACGAAACATTGACTTACCACGCAAGGTAAAATATCGACCACGCTACAAGAAATCAGAATTCAAAGTTGATAAAGGATGCCGTATAGGCCGGAATTACAAAGATTTTCAAGCCTTTATGGAAAAGAATCCAGAGCTTTCTATTGTACAAATGGATTCCGTTATAGGAAGCAAAGGTGGAAATGTCCTATTAACCATTCACTTTGTGAATACTAGTCTTATGTTGGCGTTCGTGCGTGATTCAAATACCTCACAGTCGGTTATTGATGTTTTTGAACATATTTATCAGGTAATAGGAAAAACAGAGTTTAAGAATTTGTTTCCAGTCATCCTTACGGATAATGGCAGTGAGTTCTCCAATCCGAAAGCCATTGAATTTGGACCTGATGGACTTAGAAGAACTTATGTGTTTTATTGTGATCCAAGCAGCCCTTATCAAAAGGGCTCCATAGAGGTAAATCATGAGTTAGTTCGAAGAATTCTCCCTAAAGGGACTACTTTTGAGCTTTTAGACCAAAAAGACATATGTCTTATGATGAACCATATAAATTCATACAAAAGAAAAAAGCTGAACAACAGGAGTCCATTCCAGGCGTTCAGCTTTTACTATGGAGAAGATTTACTACACAGGTTAGATTGTTTCTCAGTAGCAGCTGAGGAAATCATTCTAAAACCAGCACTTCTCAAAAAAATAACATATAAATAA
- a CDS encoding DegV family protein — protein sequence MKTILITDSCCDLPLEYIRSSNIQLLKLSVFLKGQEFFDDLGETFDSKAFYDKMRSGETATTSQINVNCFLEEFEKWIDDGYHVIYIGFSSSLSGCINSSIIAKNMILEDNPEANIEIIDTKAASLGEGLLVYYASEMLKTGASSSEIVKWINDTIPKVNHWFTVDDLNHLKRGGRVSSTAATIGTLLNIKPILHVDDDGKLIPISKVQGRKKSIRFLHEKLKEKIINSSIQTIFISHGDCIEDAEMLKALILKDHKVKNVIINPISAAVGAHSGPGTVALFFIGDNRS from the coding sequence TTGAAGACTATTTTGATCACTGACTCCTGTTGTGATCTTCCATTAGAATATATACGAAGTTCAAATATCCAACTTTTAAAACTTAGTGTTTTTCTAAAAGGACAAGAATTCTTTGATGATCTAGGTGAAACTTTTGATTCTAAAGCTTTCTATGATAAAATGAGGTCAGGCGAAACTGCAACAACCTCACAAATTAATGTTAATTGTTTTCTAGAAGAATTTGAAAAATGGATAGATGATGGCTATCATGTTATATACATTGGATTTTCTTCTTCCCTTAGTGGTTGTATTAACAGTTCCATTATAGCCAAAAACATGATTTTAGAGGATAATCCAGAAGCCAATATAGAAATCATTGATACAAAAGCTGCTTCTTTAGGTGAAGGCCTCTTGGTATACTATGCTTCGGAAATGCTTAAAACTGGAGCTTCTTCTTCAGAAATTGTAAAATGGATAAATGACACTATTCCTAAGGTTAACCATTGGTTTACTGTAGATGATTTAAATCATTTAAAAAGAGGTGGCAGAGTTTCTTCAACTGCTGCTACTATAGGGACATTACTTAATATAAAACCAATTCTCCATGTTGATGATGATGGTAAACTTATACCTATATCGAAGGTTCAAGGAAGAAAAAAGTCTATTAGATTTTTACATGAAAAACTTAAAGAAAAAATTATTAATAGTTCAATACAAACTATTTTTATTAGTCATGGTGATTGTATAGAAGATGCTGAAATGCTAAAAGCATTAATATTAAAAGATCATAAAGTTAAAAACGTAATCATAAATCCAATAAGTGCTGCTGTCGGAGCTCATTCTGGACCAGGAACTGTGGCATTATTTTTCATCGGAGATAACAGATCTTAA
- a CDS encoding helix-turn-helix domain-containing protein, with translation MSVKLQSVKSYPLHWHNCLEILFVLKGRFFVQIESEIYELCEREIEIINADEPHRVYSEDEDNLILVFKIHLDFFEKYFNDVKNIYFYTNSSDEGIQEEDKYQELRKFLAILACEAVQQEEDYDEEVEEQLVKLLFHLLNNFHYLTYDEEVAIENQVQFQRYHRITKYIHDNYMNKISLQDIASREFLSSYYLSHEIKNMAGTNFIDFLNTTRVNESIKFLLDSDKTISDISEEVGFSHTRYYNKYFKQLYNITPLQYRKKYYLSEDLYEKTKEYSLCNLEKALEYLSVYLEDYDRFNYKKQIIKIYADLKKEAEAFPKVWSEVINLGDAIELLKEKEQGFVKNIQSNMKFNYGIVQYLFHKDMRVYFNEKLEFLNWNEVEKLMEFLLDIDMKPIIILDRELESKDMFIKLIESFILYFSDLYGIEEIQGWRFRVATNLPEEFIEATDEILEKYQLQNIIRDSFEEDTTVRGIFDSAYMVPYIIHNFIHSQNDMLFLKAYDTVEENSIMSNELFFGAPGIMTLHGIRKASYYAYYFLSRLGAMLIEKGEGYVITKNEEDYQILLYSYTEDLDNLITIENLSKEKGKKNLTERQISLTLRNLPQDYKITSYEIGEDIGSAYNNWIAMGRPRRLSDEELDVLHRISFPRISLNFTKKKPIFNILNTINGYGAVLITLQKVQKHLY, from the coding sequence ATGTCAGTAAAATTGCAGAGTGTAAAATCTTATCCTCTTCACTGGCATAACTGCTTGGAGATACTATTTGTGTTGAAGGGTAGATTTTTTGTACAGATAGAGTCTGAAATCTATGAGCTTTGCGAGAGAGAAATAGAAATTATAAATGCAGATGAGCCTCATAGAGTATATTCAGAGGATGAGGATAATTTAATATTAGTTTTCAAAATACATCTGGACTTCTTTGAAAAGTATTTTAATGATGTAAAAAATATATATTTTTATACTAATTCTTCAGATGAGGGGATACAGGAAGAAGACAAATATCAGGAACTAAGAAAATTTCTAGCTATATTAGCTTGCGAAGCTGTGCAGCAGGAAGAGGATTATGATGAGGAAGTTGAAGAACAACTAGTTAAACTTCTATTTCATCTTTTAAATAATTTTCATTACCTTACTTATGATGAAGAGGTTGCTATAGAAAATCAAGTACAATTTCAAAGATATCATAGAATAACTAAATATATACACGATAATTATATGAATAAGATAAGTCTTCAAGATATTGCAAGTAGAGAATTCCTAAGTTCTTATTACTTATCTCATGAAATTAAGAATATGGCTGGGACCAATTTTATAGATTTTTTAAATACAACAAGGGTAAATGAATCTATTAAATTTCTTTTAGATAGTGATAAGACAATTTCTGATATTTCAGAGGAGGTAGGATTTTCACATACTAGGTATTACAATAAATATTTTAAGCAACTATATAACATTACTCCTTTGCAGTATAGGAAAAAATATTATTTGTCTGAGGATCTATATGAGAAAACAAAGGAATATTCCCTTTGCAATTTAGAAAAAGCCTTGGAATATCTATCTGTATATCTAGAAGACTATGATAGATTTAATTATAAGAAGCAGATAATCAAAATCTATGCAGATTTAAAAAAAGAAGCAGAAGCTTTTCCAAAGGTATGGAGCGAGGTTATAAACCTTGGCGATGCCATAGAGCTTTTAAAAGAAAAAGAACAAGGCTTCGTTAAAAATATTCAATCAAATATGAAGTTTAACTATGGAATTGTTCAGTATCTTTTTCATAAGGATATGAGAGTATATTTTAATGAAAAGCTAGAATTTTTAAATTGGAATGAAGTTGAGAAGCTTATGGAATTTCTTTTGGATATAGATATGAAGCCAATAATTATTTTAGATAGGGAATTGGAAAGTAAAGATATGTTTATAAAGCTTATAGAAAGCTTTATTCTATATTTTTCAGACTTATATGGAATAGAGGAAATTCAGGGGTGGAGGTTTAGAGTAGCCACAAATCTTCCAGAGGAATTTATCGAAGCAACAGATGAGATTCTAGAAAAGTATCAGCTTCAGAATATAATAAGAGATAGTTTTGAGGAGGACACAACCGTTAGAGGTATCTTTGACTCTGCGTATATGGTTCCTTATATTATTCATAACTTTATACATAGCCAAAACGATATGTTGTTTTTAAAAGCCTATGATACGGTAGAAGAAAATTCTATTATGAGCAATGAGCTTTTCTTTGGAGCTCCTGGAATAATGACTCTTCATGGAATTAGAAAAGCATCCTATTATGCATATTACTTTTTATCAAGACTCGGAGCTATGCTTATAGAAAAGGGTGAAGGCTATGTTATAACAAAAAATGAAGAGGATTATCAAATATTGCTTTATAGTTATACTGAGGACCTCGATAATCTTATAACCATTGAAAATCTCTCAAAGGAAAAAGGAAAGAAGAACTTAACGGAAAGACAAATCTCTTTAACCTTAAGAAACTTACCACAGGATTATAAAATTACGAGCTACGAAATCGGTGAGGATATTGGCTCAGCCTATAATAATTGGATTGCTATGGGAAGACCAAGAAGATTAAGTGATGAAGAACTAGATGTGTTACACAGAATTTCTTTTCCACGTATTTCTTTGAATTTTACAAAGAAGAAGCCTATATTTAACATTTTGAATACTATTAATGGGTATGGGGCGGTATTAATTACCCTTCAAAAAGTACAAAAGCATCTTTATTAA
- a CDS encoding YesL family protein encodes MESKRGFFNGAVYKICNYVWWFLLANAYFVIVNIPMIINIFALGNTEVTGINVFLFICLIPLGPAFSAMFTVMGKLVRDKEVNVTKEFFKGYKRNFWESLFFWLFQLVVLSVIYIDLLYLNTTELPVIFKYLIMAAAFIIGSIGLYAFPIISRFYLKVSDVIKLSIKYTFKRFDITMLNWLTIVAIFLVLTRVNNVLFLFATSIAGYLIMYYEVKVLDKIEEELSAE; translated from the coding sequence ATGGAGAGTAAAAGAGGTTTTTTTAATGGTGCGGTATATAAGATTTGTAATTATGTTTGGTGGTTTCTTTTAGCTAATGCATATTTTGTAATTGTAAATATACCTATGATTATAAATATATTTGCACTAGGAAACACAGAAGTAACTGGAATAAATGTTTTTCTTTTTATATGCCTAATTCCTTTAGGACCAGCTTTTTCAGCTATGTTCACAGTTATGGGTAAATTGGTAAGGGATAAGGAAGTAAATGTTACTAAAGAATTTTTCAAAGGTTATAAGAGGAATTTCTGGGAGTCATTATTCTTTTGGCTTTTTCAATTAGTTGTGTTAAGCGTTATTTATATAGATTTGCTTTATTTAAATACTACAGAATTACCTGTTATATTTAAATATCTTATAATGGCAGCAGCTTTTATCATTGGTTCTATTGGGTTATATGCATTTCCTATTATATCAAGATTTTATTTAAAAGTATCTGATGTTATAAAGTTATCAATTAAATACACTTTCAAAAGATTTGATATTACAATGCTGAATTGGTTAACTATAGTAGCTATTTTTCTAGTACTTACAAGAGTTAATAATGTTTTGTTCTTATTTGCAACATCAATTGCAGGATATCTTATAATGTACTATGAAGTTAAGGTTTTAGATAAGATAGAGGAAGAATTATCAGCTGAATAA
- a CDS encoding GIY-YIG nuclease family protein, producing the protein MNYVYILRCSDDSLYTGWTTNLENRVKAHSSGKGAKYTRTRLPVKLVYFEEYQDKRDAQRREYAIKQLSRLEKLKLIKE; encoded by the coding sequence ATGAATTATGTTTATATATTAAGATGTTCTGATGATTCTCTTTATACTGGATGGACTACGAATTTAGAAAATAGGGTTAAGGCTCATTCCAGTGGAAAAGGAGCTAAGTATACTAGGACAAGGCTACCAGTTAAGTTAGTATATTTTGAAGAATATCAAGATAAGAGAGACGCTCAGAGAAGAGAATATGCTATAAAACAGTTAAGTAGATTAGAAAAGTTAAAGTTAATTAAGGAATAA
- a CDS encoding ROK family transcriptional regulator encodes MRNLTKIKKLDQETIKKINQNNVLYLLYRHDQLTKHDIAKKLGISIPTVVTNINELIELGFVEEAGVGKSTGGRKPVIVKFLPDSRYSMGVVITKDYVRMVLTNLHFEIIKEVSISIDEELQSIDYIIEAVKEFQKNVCEELSIDENKILGIGFSLPGTVNEKTLILENAINLGIKNIDFKNYDFNCPVYIENEANASAYAEYFVYPDKSNSKLIFVSITEGIGTGIVFNSLLYKGANKRAGEWGHMTIVKDGKSCACGKNGCWEVYASSKALLKTYNKDTGLKRRNISEIFMELDEDYKTQKVVDEYLEYLAEGIKNIILIMDPDKIVIGGEIAFYEDYIKEALNEKVYKPNAFFTAKDCKIEFTKLKANASVIGAALLPVMPLFFNNNITI; translated from the coding sequence GTGAGAAATTTGACAAAAATAAAAAAGTTAGATCAAGAAACTATAAAAAAAATTAATCAAAATAATGTATTGTATCTTCTTTATAGACATGATCAATTAACAAAGCATGATATTGCAAAGAAACTAGGAATTAGTATTCCAACAGTTGTTACAAATATAAATGAACTTATAGAACTTGGATTTGTGGAAGAAGCTGGAGTTGGAAAATCTACTGGCGGTAGAAAACCAGTTATAGTGAAATTTTTACCGGATTCTAGATACTCAATGGGAGTGGTTATAACAAAGGATTACGTGAGAATGGTTTTAACTAACTTACACTTTGAAATAATAAAGGAAGTCTCTATTAGTATAGATGAAGAACTACAATCTATTGACTATATAATAGAAGCTGTAAAAGAGTTTCAAAAAAATGTTTGTGAGGAACTATCTATTGATGAAAATAAGATTCTTGGTATAGGTTTTTCACTTCCAGGTACTGTGAATGAAAAAACTCTTATCTTAGAAAATGCTATTAATCTAGGAATTAAGAACATTGATTTCAAAAATTACGATTTTAATTGTCCAGTATATATTGAAAATGAAGCTAACGCATCAGCTTATGCTGAATATTTTGTATATCCAGATAAGAGTAATAGTAAGCTGATTTTTGTGTCTATTACAGAAGGTATAGGTACGGGAATAGTATTTAATAGCTTACTGTATAAAGGAGCAAATAAGCGTGCTGGTGAGTGGGGGCATATGACTATTGTAAAGGATGGTAAGAGTTGTGCCTGCGGTAAAAATGGTTGTTGGGAAGTTTACGCATCTTCAAAAGCACTATTAAAAACATATAATAAAGATACTGGATTGAAGAGAAGAAATATTAGTGAAATATTCATGGAACTTGATGAAGATTATAAAACTCAAAAAGTGGTAGATGAGTATTTAGAGTATTTGGCAGAAGGAATTAAAAATATAATTCTTATTATGGATCCAGATAAAATAGTAATTGGCGGGGAAATAGCCTTTTATGAGGATTATATAAAGGAAGCATTGAATGAAAAAGTGTATAAACCAAATGCTTTCTTTACAGCGAAGGATTGCAAGATTGAGTTTACAAAATTAAAGGCTAATGCTTCCGTGATAGGAGCTGCATTGTTGCCTGTAATGCCTTTATTTTTTAATAACAATATAACTATATAG